The Antechinus flavipes isolate AdamAnt ecotype Samford, QLD, Australia chromosome X, AdamAnt_v2, whole genome shotgun sequence DNA window GGTGTTAGACCATTCTGAAGTCCACCAAGAGAAAGGACTCTCTGGTTATATGACAGAGTTGGGGGACCCATTGCTGGTGACTGGGGGGGGGGAAACAATTGGCCTTAATGAAGATTACAGGATGAGGACTCATGGATGTCAAAGGGAGTTAAGGGAAAAGGCTATTGTCAGCACAGGATTTGGGAGTAATAAGCAAACACCCATAGAATAGCTTTAGCTTTAGGCACAATGCACAAGTATCCACAAATCTTGATATAGTTCAGCTCTAGGCACGCTTAAAGTAGAGATAAAGGAGGAGCTTTTCCTCCCTACACTCTGTGCTCCAGAGAGCTGGTCCTAGCTTTTAGTGGAAGGTCGATCCGAAGCACGCTCAGGAGAATAACAAGTGGCTTCCAAAGGAGGAATTAAAAAGCAACAGAGAAGGCTATAGATACTTGTTTGGGTTCATATCTGTACGAAGGCAAACCTTTGCATATGGCACCATTCACAgtaatatcattaatattattaaagcAATCATTCTAACCATCATACCAGTATGtttctatatacaaaaatagatcAAAGCAATTCTCCACAGAGAGGAGCAAGTGAGTTGGGCGGGACTGCTGGGCAGTACATGCCTGTTGGATCCAGAAGATTCGAGCTGACCCAAGAAGACCTGCAGTTCAGATAATGTTAGTGCTCTTGGGTCATCTCCTGTCTTTGACATTCATGCAAGATGTGtgaattttcccctcttcttcttctcgGACGCGACATAAGGCGCCgccccgccccccctccccccatctgaAACACACACCCGCATACCCGCTTTGGAGAACATGAGCTGTATGGATGGAACACGTAAGCAGCGAACCAAGCTGGGGCTCCTCTTTTTGGAGTAGGTGACCACCTCAGAATCCAGTTGTGAACTTCAGGTCCATTAAGACAGGAAAGCTACAGCATTGGAGAATTTCTCCTCTCAGTAGCTCTCACTAGGAGCCTGTCCCTGAAGTTCTTCCACAATGGGTAAGCTTGACCAATTGGAGAATCATAGAGGCAGAGTCTCTCTCCCAAGTAAGGAAGTTCAGCCTGGACGTACTGAGTTCAATTTAGGAAAGAGGGAGGTACACCTTATGTTACATACCTGGGACCCGGGACTTTCGAAGCTGCAACTTTTCTTGTTCCTTGGAATTTGGTTCCGGGCTCCCACGTGCGTTGACCGGCGCCTCTGCAGAGGCCGTGGGGCATGGGTGGGAGGCAAAATCAGTCTGGGGAACCATAGGAGAGATGACATAGCGAGGTCTCCTTTTGGGGTCCTTGTTTTCAATCTTCTAACAGGCCACCTTTGGTCAGTGAAAAGGGCAAACGGTGATGCTAGCTCCTCCTAAGCTACAGTACCGATGAGCTGCAACCTTGGCCCTGCCAATAGGGCTGCCCGTGagtgacacttaacacttcataagTGGCTAAGAATCCAACAGACATTAGACTCACTTCTTCCTGGTTCCTGAACAGTAGATGAGCGGAGGCTCTATTTTGCCCCTGCTAGTGGGGGATCAGGTGAGAAGATACCTGATGTGGTGCCAGGAAAGAGCACCGATCTGGGAAAACGGAGACCCGTGGCCTCATCCCAGCTCTATTACAGTTGTCCCGTGTGGCCTTGGGCATGCCGCGTCCCCTTTCTGGGGATCTGTTTAATCGTCTGTCAAATGGGTCGCATTTCTTTCGATTCTTTTCCAGCCCTAAGTTCGATGGTTTATAATTACATCCACGGAACGGGAATCATGCAGTCTTAGGGCTATCGCTGTCTAGGGAAGGGCTATGTGTTCTGCCCTTTACTGCCCAAGGCCATCCAGTCTGGGGGGAAAAGGACAAGACTCCAGCTGACCCAGCCTGGATTACTTGATCCTGATCCCATATGCCTTGAGATGTGTGGGTGTGGTGGGTGCGGtgcatagacacacacacacactcacacatctGGGTTTCAGGCAGGCTTATCGGTTAATATATCACATGaaaccttcttcttcttcttcttgtttttgtaaGACTGGGTAATAACACAGCAAGGGGATAAAAGCAGAGGGAAGGCGTTTGGGAAAACCCCACTCCGGAAGGTGCTAGAGAAAAAGGTGGGAAAGAAGGACACACGAGGAAGAGGTGGGGAAGGGGACAGGGAGATGATGAGGAGacgggggaggaagggggagggcaTCGGACCGGGTGGCAGAGGAAACGTGGGACGAGGAAGGGGATGGAAAAGTCGATGAGGGGAAAAGgataaaggaagagggaggggatggggaagcaGGTTGGGTAAGGGAGGAGATGAGGGAGCAGGGAGAGACTGAGGGAGGAGGAAACTAAAAGGGGATGAGAGATGGGGCAGGAAATGTGGATGAGAGGGATGAAGTATGAAGTGGGAATGAGGGAGAGTAAggtgagaaaagaaaaggcaagagaTGAGGGATGAAGTGGAGTAAGGGAGAGGATTAGGGAATGGGAAGGAATGAAGAATGAGGTGGAGGCAGGTGAAGGAATAAGGGaacagagagatgagagatgggaaaggggatgtgggagaagGGGGGCtggagagagaatgagggaggggcaggaaaagaaagagtagggaggagatgagggaggaagaagggaggaaggagaggatgaGAAAACAAGGAGAAGATGATGGGGCGAGATGGGAATGAGAATGGAGTGGAGATGATGAAGAGAAGGAATGAGAAGGGCAAGGACAAagatgggggaagaaagaaaactgaaattaagtACTCCCTGGATGCTTGCTGTGTGGCctcatgttactctttggagaAAGCCCCCGAAGGCACTGGGGAAATGAGTCTGGTGTGGAAGAAGGCCAGGTCAGGGAGCCTCCCATTTGCCACACAGTGCTGAGGAGGCCATGGGTGGATGGCCAGAAGCTGGCTCAATTTGTCTTCAATGTGCAAGTCCCATGTCTTTGGATcatctgatttttaatttattttttgctttggggCAGAAAAAGTTGAGAGGTAAGTGGGGGACGGGTGGGAAGGCAAAGGGAGGAGTGGGGGGGTGCAGAGAGCCAATGAGGGAAGTTTAAGCTGCCTTGGACTCAAGATGCACTCGGCCGGCCCCGCGGCATGGCAGGATTGATGGGGGCGAGCCCTTGAGTTCCGGCTGGTTGGTTTCTCTGACCCCCACCCTTCCTTCCTACAGAGTGAAGggtgagggggagagaaggggctgGGGGGAGGCTGCAAGGCATTTACACTGGCTTCTCTGTGGCCCTGGGGAAGGCGGCTCCACTGGAAGAGGAGATCTTCCTGCAAACGGTGTTGGTGTGGCTCTTGCATCGGCAGCCTGGCCTCCGCAGGCCATCGTAGCCCTGCTGGCACAACTTGAGGCATCCTCGGGCCGGAGGGTACAAGCACAAGCAAGGCATGACCAGCGACAGGAGGCTCATGGCTGCCCAACGGGCACAGCAGGAGCCGGGCCCACAGGAGCAGGGCTCGTCGGCGCAGTTGTCTTCGTCGTCAGTGGAACAGTGGTAAAAGATACCCTTGACACAGCAGAGGCATGTGCTGTAGTCGAGAAGGCTCTCTGGGGAGCAGAGGCAGCGCTGCTTGCAGAGCCAGCAGGAGGGCAGGGTGCGAGTGGCCGTGCAGCGGATGCACTTGCAACGGCCGCACTCTTCACAGATGAAGAGGTGCCCGCCGGTGTGGAGGGCCAGCTTCTCTGCTGTGGCTTTCTGAGACTCTTCTATTTTCAAAGCCCCGGCTTGAGGCTGGGTACAGATAAGGGAGTGATCCGAGGGGGACGGAGTGATGCTGGTCAGAAGCCTTTGGTCGGAGGTGATGGTGGTATGGGATATGGAGCTGGCAAGGCTGGGTTGGCTCAGATGCTGTGGCAACAGCTGAAGCTGGTGGCATTGGCTGAGGCTTCGAGGCAGATCGGAGGGTATGGTAGACAGGGACCAATCGGACTTGTGAGCCTGCTGGACGAGGGAAGAGCTGGAGAGGGTCTGTTGGCAGATGGCGGGCCGTTCCACATACTCATTGCTGACATGAATGGAGCAGAGTTGCTCAATGGGCAGGGTCTGAGGGAAATCGTCTGTTATTGGGGCATCCATGTTGTCTTGGCTCTTGAATTCTTTGGAGATGAGTGAGAGTGGCACTCTGGTGGTAAAGAGGAGGGAGGGCTTGCAGTTATGTAGGCATCAGGGCACATCTGAAAAGCcttagggagaaaagggagagagagagatagaaagagagagtgtgtgagagagagacagaagatacagaaacagagacagacacacagacacacagagacagatatagaaacagagagacagggccatatcaagagagacagagagatgggagagagagagagagataccaaCAGAGATATGCAGACAGAGACAggtagagagagatagagacacacaaagaaagacagagaaacagagagagaaagaaaataagaaagagaaaaaggcacagagagaaagagagacagagagatggagagagagagagagagagagagagagagagagagagagagagagagaaggggaggggaagggaggggaagagagaggaggggaggggagggaaggaaaagggaggggaggagagagagagagaaagtaagaaagagaaaaaggcacagagagaaagagagacagaaagagagagagacagagagaaagacacagagacagagaaagaggaatgaGACCACATAGGCAGGACCATCACCAGAGAGTAAGAAGCATGAGGTATGAGCAGGGCCACTTGCCCCTACACACCAAAGAATGAAAACTCAACAGAAGAAAAAGTAGGGAGTTTTATTCATAACCCACTTGTCATCTTGTGCTCTTACCCTCTCCCCCCAACTCTGAACACTTGTCAGCATTCAAGCGCTTATGGACTGGCACTTTCCATTTTCCCTCCATGCTCCTTTCCACAGAGATAAATGCAGCTTGGCTTGCTATAGCGATGCAGACTCTCACAACAGTCACAACAACCACCAGGAACTTAGAAGGAGCCTTAAGGACCTTCTAGTGTCCCTCTTATTTGGCACAAGTCCTTCCTCTCTAATAGCTTCACCAGGTGGTCCCATAGTCACCGTTACCAGTGACCGAAAGGCCTCCCTCCAATTCAATGTAGAGGCCCTTAATTGTTAGAAAACGCCTCCACACATTGAGGCTAAATCTGCCCCTTTGCAAACTGTCCCCCATTGCCCCTGGTTCTGCCCCCTTGGGCCTAACAGAACAAGTGCTGCTTTTCCTAACTGCACTTCAGATACTTGAATCGGATCCTTGGGTCTCCCCGAATCTTATCTTCTTCCTAGTTTTTTCAAGGAATCTTTATGTGCTTTGGCCTCTGGACCCCCCACTCTGCCGTTCAACCTCACAGAACTTGACAATCTCCTTCCTGAAGTGTGGTACCCAGCACTGAACAGCATACTCTAGGTGAGGTCTCATCAGGAGGACAGTGGGCCTCTTATTCTAGACTTTCTGCTTTTAGTCACACTGCTGGCTCATACTGAGTTTATAGTCTTCCTAAAAGCCCGGGTCTTTTCCAAAGGAACTGTTGTCTAGCCACAATTTTCTCATTCTGTACTTTGTACGGTTCATTTCTTGGAACCCAATTATGGGAATTTACATTTATCCCATTTGAATTTCATCTTGTTCGAATTTGCTGAGAGGTCAACTGGAATAGGGGTGGGTGTGGGGCACAAATCACCGGGACCTTTGGAAATCCCAAATCTGTTATCCAATCAGTGGGTTTGCTTTCTCTTCCCGCTTCCCATCCCCATCTAATTTGATAAGTACTCCACCTATGCCTTCACCAAGTTAGAACAAAAACATCTAAGGGGCGCAGAAGAGAAGGGTCCCCTGGGGTATTTTACAAAGGACCTCAAATCCCCATCATCATCATTCATTAATTACCACTCCTCGGGGCTGTTCCTACAAGGTCCAATGGATTGTATTAACATCAACCGGATGTCTCTCAATCTTGTCCACAAGGACGACATCAGAGATTTTACCCAGCATCTAGGTGTGTCACTGATATCTCCTTGATGTATTAACTCAGTGGCCCTGTTCAAATAAGAAATAGCATTATTCTAGTACGATCAATTTTTGAAAAAGCCATGCTGTCCaaagagagactgaatgtggctCGAAGCATTGTGTTTTTGCCTTGTTagtttcttttgtgtatttttttcctcttttagtctgatttttcttgcacaaagtgaccaagaaatatgtttaaaagaattgcacatgtttaacatatattgaattactgtccagggaagggaggaagaaaaaaaaaattggaacacaaggatttgtgagagtgaatgttgaaactatgcatatgttttgaaaatttaaaaaaaaaacttaaaaaaataaaaaaatgcacatatttaacatatcaaattgcttgctgtcttgggagagacaggtaagggagggaaggagaaaaaattgaaacacaaagtcttacaaaaatgaatgttgaaaactatgtttacatgtatctggaaaaataaaacactatggAGGGGGGTGGCGTGGAGAAAAAGCCATGTTGGCTTTTGGTGACCATGTCTTCCCTCtctgaaaatttacaaatcacCCCTTAAATAATGTTGGAGGATTTTGCCAGGAATGGAATGAAATGGAGCTCATCATGGAGTCTTTTGtctagttcttttatttttccctcctctgCCTGGCTGGGTTTCGGATAATGGGTGATACTGCTTGTCAGCTAAGACATGTTGTATTTTTCTGAGCCTGCAACTTGTAGTATCAGAACTCTACTAGAAAATCGGAAGGGAATTTGTTGGCAACATGTGCAAAAGACAGCCTCCATGTCCCAGGAACAATGGCCATAGCATAAGGCTTATTTAGTCAAGGGTAGCGCTGCAGGCGGCAGAAGAGGACCCCTAATCTGATTCCAGCTAAAGGAACTTTAGAATAACCTCCATGGAGATGGAGGACGTCCTCACGGTTACTTCTTGTTGGCCATGGAAGCCGCAGCGTTTCATCCTCTGGGTGTTTGTCAGAAGGACAGGCTCCATCTGGAATGGGAGTGACCTCTAGCCTTAGGAGGCTCCATAAGAGTttctaatgatgatgatgatgatgataataataataataattcctattGACACTTACAGAGAGCCCTTCAGAATTCCGAATCTCTTTTTGTGCTCTTTCTCACTAGAGTCTCATAACAATCCTCCGTGGGAGGGAGGACAGGGATGatgcttttcattttagaaatggggaaactgagtctcataCAGTGGGACATGTACCCACTTCTTTCACCTTGTAGGTTCAAAGTTGTTTGCGCCTAAGGAAAGCCTTGATTTTGTTATGTTCCAGGTTCCCACATCTCAGGGTATTGGAGGAAACAGGGTTCTGCCTTCCCAGAATGCATGGCAATGGGCTGTTTCAGGGGAAACTGTGGCAGTGTAGCGGGAGGGAAACCACCAGACACAGAGGCATAGACACAAGGAACTATGAGCCAGATGTGGGCACTGTCATCTTCTGCCTGCATTTCTGGGCAAATCTCCCGTATCTCTGATCTGTAGCcccctccttttaaaaataaaatagggaaaataactCGTGCATTAGgtacttcatagggttgttgagAGGAGAGCGGTGCTGGAAAGATGGGAGTGCTCTCTGTGAATGGGGCGGCAAAAAGATCTCTAAGCACATTAAACCTTCTTGGAGCAGAGACAGGACAGAGAAATCATGAGATATGagactggaaaaagaaaggacTCAGTGGATGAGATTCTCATTTACAaggaaggagaaactgaggccaggagcTGGAGCCAGATAGTGACCTGCTCATTTCTCCCCATTCGGTCTAGATCCACCATGAATGAGTGTGTAAGTATTGGTTTGGTCTGTAGGATGACCTCTAGATAGAAAAAAAGGTGAGGGAGCCTTCCCTCGGACCCTAACCTACAGGAGCAATTGGCTAAGTGCAGTGACTGGCACTAAGGGGAGATGTAAGAGaagtttcttgaagaaaatgGAATCGCTTTCaatatccccccccccccgtgcCCACCCTCCATTGGCCACCATCGTCCAGTGATGTTCCCGGATGTCCAAGAAGCAAAGGACTATGGATGCAAAACCTACCGACGGGCAGCATGGAGGAGATGGATGGCCATTGAGGTGTGAGGATGGGGGGGGGCACTCACTGTTCTCCCCGATGGAATCTTCAAGGGAACTTCAAGGTTGCCCACTCCAGAGAGGCGGCCAGGAGTGGGGAGCACACGCCAGCCTTCCGGGGCTTTCGGGGGCCCTGGCACTTCACCCCGGAGAAAAGGGGGGCTGAGCGAGCTTGCCCGCAAATGCAACCGCCAATCGGGGGCCCCGGGCCCCGGAAAACAGGAGCAGGGATAAAGCATGTACAAAAGCCAGCAGATTTCAAGGCGGCTCAAAATAGAACAATTAGTCATACAAAGTGCATGGTGTGGATGGCTTGAATGAGTAATAGACCTGAATGGGTGCGAAAGGGTATGCTTTCCTTCAATGAACACAGCGGAGGAACAAATAAAGCCGGGCTAGGGCAGGGAAATGACCAAGCTCGGAGAGAGGCCCAGGGCAAGGAGAAAGCGAAAGGTCTCGGCCCCTCCACGCTCAGTGCGGAAGAATCTGGCTGCGAGAGGCTCAGGTGGCTTGGGGGCCGCATCCGGACAAATCATTCCGGCTCAAATGTTTGTCCAAGGGTTAATCAGTGAAAGGacttgggagggggaggaggggaggaaggagaaagcggggaggaaggaggaagggggaggattggaggcagggagggaggggagaggtggggaggtggaaggtgggaggaggaggaagaaagaaggagggagcggaagggggaggaggggaggagaggaggggagatggaggaaggagaggaggggaggtggagggaggagaggaggggaggtggaggaaggagaggaggggaggagataaagggaggagaggaggggaggtggaggaaggagaggaggggaggggagatggagggaggagaggagaggaggggaggtggaggaaggagaggaggggagggagataaagggaggagaggaggggaggtggaggaaggagaggagaggaggggaggtggaggaaggagaggaggggaggtggaggaaggagaggagaggaggggaggtggaggaaggagaggaggggagggagatgaagggaggagaggaggggaggtggaaagtaggaggaggaagaaaggagggagaggaggggagatggaggggagatggagggaggagaggaggggaggtgAAGAAAAGAATCCGATTGCATCCAAAAGCCAACGGAGTTCTATTTTTTCACCTTGGTTATTTTGGCCTCGTGGAAGTCTGGGACCCAACGGACACTGGTCCACACCTGAGACTCAAAGCCTCAGGCCGGTCCCGAATACCAACAGGTCTCTGGCCTTAGGCGaaatcactttccctctctgggcTACATTTCCTCCCTCAAAATGAGGGGGATGAAATTCTGGCTCCTGAGGAGAGCCCAGGGAACATAGTTCCCTCCTCTCGGCCAACAGGTGGAGACTGTAGGTGTGGAACGTGGTAAAAGCTGACAGATGGGGGCCCCGTATCTGCTGGCTTTCCTCACTCATTTTTGCTGGGGACAAAAGAGGGTTCTCGGGAAGAAGGGGCGTGTACTGGGAAATGCCTCTAATTGAATCAAAATTAAAAACggcaaattttaaaagagaaatgaaggaaatggagagagagagggtgggCCACTAGGGGGCGCCACAgtgcagagtcaggaagacccaagttccgATCTGGCCTCGGActctagctgtgggaccctggccaagtcacttaacctctgcctacctcagtttccccatctgtcaaagaACAGCAGCTACCTCCcgggattgttgtgaagatc harbors:
- the SPRY3 gene encoding protein sprouty homolog 3; this encodes MDAPITDDFPQTLPIEQLCSIHVSNEYVERPAICQQTLSSSSLVQQAHKSDWSLSTIPSDLPRSLSQCHQLQLLPQHLSQPSLASSISHTTITSDQRLLTSITPSPSDHSLICTQPQAGALKIEESQKATAEKLALHTGGHLFICEECGRCKCIRCTATRTLPSCWLCKQRCLCSPESLLDYSTCLCCVKGIFYHCSTDDEDNCADEPCSCGPGSCCARWAAMSLLSLVMPCLCLYPPARGCLKLCQQGYDGLRRPGCRCKSHTNTVCRKISSSSGAAFPRATEKPV